The Tumebacillus amylolyticus DNA segment GTGCGGTTCCGTCAGCGGCTCGATTCCGGCCGATGTCGGTCAACCGATGATTCGCGTGTCTGAACTGACCGTTGGCGGTCGCTAGGGGGTGGCAGGTATGGAGATGATGCAATTCAAAGATGAGTTGTTTGACCGGGGTCGAGCACTCGGCTTTACCGATATGGAGATCTACTACCAAGCGGAGCGCGACACGACTGTGCGCGTTTTCAAAGGCGAGATCGATGCGTACAACATCGCGGAACAAGCAGGGCTGTCCTTCCGCGGCGTAATCAATGGCAAGATGGGCTACTCGTTCACGGAAAAAATCGACGAGGACTCCATGGACCTCCTCTTGCAAGAGGCGCGGGACAACGCTGAGATTCTGGAATTGGGCGAGAGCGAGGAGATCTTCGCAGGTTCGGAGCGCTACGTCGAGTTGCACGATCAAGCGCAAGCGTTGCGGAACTTGACTCCGGACGTCCTGATTGAAACGGCGAAGAGGATGGAAACGGTGGCGCTGGCGTTCGACCCGCGTGTTGAGCTGGTGAACACTTGCATGACCATCAACAACGAGACGGAATTGACGATCATGAACACGAAGGGCTTGAACTGCCGGACCAAGAACAACATCGCGATCGGCTATCTGTCGGTGGTCGGCAAAGAAAACGGCGACGTCTCGTCTGCGTCTCGGAGCGAGTTCGTTCTGCGCGAGATCGGCGATCTGAACGCTGAAGAACTGGCGAAGAACGCCGCGCAAGAAGCGGTCGGCAAACTGGGGGCTCAAACGATTGAATCGGGTTCGTATCCGGTGATCTTGCGCCGAGAGACGGCTGCGACACTGTTGAAGGCGTTCGTGTCTGTATTCTCCGGCGAAACGGCGCGCAAAGGTCTGACGCTGTTGCAAGACCGCGTTGGAGAGCAAGTGGCCGGAGCGAACGTGACGATCGTTGACGACCCGCATCTTGCAGATGCACCGGGCTCTACCCCGTTTGACTCCGAAGGCATGGCAACGCATCGTCATGAGGTGGTTCGCAACGGTCAATTGGTGACTTTTCTGCACAATCTCAAGACGGCAAAGCACTTTGGCGTGGAGTCGACCGGCAACGCGTTCAAGTCTTCGTACCGCAGTTCGGTTTCCGTACAGCCGAACAACTTGTACGTAGAACCGGGAGATCTCTCGCTGGATGAGTTGATCGCAGGAACGGATCGCGGGCTGTTGCTCGTTGAACTGCAAGGGGTTCATGCCGGGACCAACGCCGTTTCCGGGGACTTCTCGCTGGCGTGCATCGGGTACCTGATCGAGAACGGCAAGATCGCGCGTCCGGTCAACCAGATTACGGTGTCGGGTAATTTCTTGCAAGTGTTGAACGACGTGGAAGCGATTGGGAACGATCTGCACTTCAATGGCTACGGACGCGGCGCATGTGGCGCTCCGTCGCTCAAGATCAAATCGCTGGCGATTGCAGGGAAGTAAGTCGTGAGGAAAAAGGGAACGGGCAGCTTAGAGCTGCACGTTCCCTTTTTTTCGTGTAGAGAAGGAAGCAAAGGACGGGAACGGTGAGGAGAGCGGTCATGACGCTCATGAGGATGGTGAACGAGGTATGGTCGAACAACAAGCCGCCCAAAAGCGGGCCAAGCATACGTCCGGCGGTGGAGGCCATGCCGATGAAGCCTTGCAAGAAGCCGGTGCGAGTCGGAGGTGACAATTGCGCGACGGCAGCCGGGATGACAGGCCAGAGCAACATCTCCCCGAGCGTGAGCAACACCATTCCGGCGACAAAGACCCCGTATTGGTCATGGTGGCTGAGTACCAGCAGGTAGGAGAGGGCGAACAGCGCGACTCCGAGGAACATCTGCGAAGACAGCGACTTGAACTTGCGGATCAGCAAGGCGATCAACGGCTGTCCGAGGAAAATCACCAGCCCGTTCAACGTCCAGAGACGACTGTATTGCGCCAAGGAATAGTCTTGCTGCATGAAGACGGCGATCGCAGTCTGCCATTGCACATAGACGATCCAGAGCGTTACGCAACCGGTGAACAGGGCAAGGATCGGAAACCAAGGGATGGCGGGCTCCGTCTTGGGTTTGGGGGCGGCGTCGACAAGGAGTTCACTCGTTGCGGCTTGTTCGCGAGCAGAGTCTGACACAGGGGCAGGACGCCACTTGCCGTCGCGTATGAAGAAGAACACGAAGCAGAGAAACACCGTCATCGTCCCGGACGCCGAGAGAAACGCGAGGTTGAAGGAATGCGCGGCAACGATCCCGCCAATCGCAGACCCTGCGGCAACGCCGAGATTGTTCGCCACATAGAGGAAGTTAAACGCTCGACGACCTCCTTCGGGCCATGCTTTCGCTGCAAAGGCAAACAGCGCGGGAGAGACGAGCGACGCGGTGAAGCCGAACAGAAACATCACGGCAACATACAACGGCCAGATCTCGAAAAAGCCGGGGATGGAAATCAACGCAGCCGAGCAGAACAGGCCGGTCAGCAAGACCGGGCGTGCTCCAAAGCGGTCAAACAGCATCCCTCCGGTCAACTGCCCTAGAGAAGCGCCGGCGGAGTGCAGGAGAAGCACCATCCCGGCGACGGCAAGAGGGCGGCCGAGGTGTTCATGGATGTAGATCGAGTTCAGCGGCCAGAGGAATGAGAGACCGCCGATGTTCAGAAAACAACCGACCGCAAGCAGCCAGAGAATCTTCGGGTAGTGGCGCACTTGATAAAAACCTCCTGACGGTTTCATAACCTGCATTATTCTAACACAAATTTGCCCTGTTACGGCTCTTGACTTATCATGAGGAAGAGGATGGAAAGGAAGTTGAATGCATGGAAATCACCAACCTGTTGCTGCTCTTGTTGTTAGCCGTCGGGATCGTCGGCAACAACACCTCGGTCTCCATCGCAGTTGCCGTGTTGCTGCTGGTTCGACTGCTGCACCTCGACCGTGTGGTTCCTTATCTGGAGAACTACGGCCTGCAAGTCGGCGTAATCATCTTGACCATCGGAGTGTTGGCTCCGATTGCCAGCGGTAAGATCGGAACGGAAGACCTGTTGAAGACCTTTTTGAGTTGGAAGTCGATCCTCGCGATTGGCGTGGGGATTTTTGTTTCGTATCTGGGCGGGCGCGGGATTCCGTTAATGGCTGCGAACCCGTTAATCGTCACAGGGCTTATGATCGGCACGATCGTCGGCGTCGCGCTGTTCAAAGGTGTGCCCGTCGGCCCACTGATCGCAGCCGGAATGATGGCGTTGATCCTCGGTGTGCTGAAACAGTAAAAGGAGTGGTGAGAGAGTGCAACAATGGATCGAAGAAGCGAGATCTTGCCAATGGCAGGATTGGGATTATGAAGAGACGATAAAAGCGAAACTCTTGTTCTTACGTTACTTGGGCGAATGCCTGGCCGAGAGCAAGTCGGAGGAAGCGGGACGTCTCGTCGAGCACCTGGAGGCGTACGGTGGGGAGGAACAAGCGACGCTGTTCACCACTTCACGCATGGTTCCGGCTCCCTTGGCAGCGTTTGGAAATGCTGTATTGCATGCTGGAGCCCCGTTGGTGTATCCGACCGTTCTCGCAGCCATCGAAGCGCAGAACAAGGGTGGTCAAGAACTCATCGCCGCTCTCATTGCCGGGTTGGAAACGTCCTACCGACTGGGGGAGCACCCGCAAGCAGACTTGATGGGAGCACTCATGGGTGTGGCTCACGCGTATGAGTTGGATGAGGACGGTTGGCAGGTCTTGCTGGGGATGGTGCTCGGGCGTTCGTTCGGATGTGCATCGACGCCGAGTTCCGGATTGTCGCGCGGGGCATTGGCTCAAGAGATCGTGGTGGCAGCAGGGTTGGCTCGAGATGAATGGAGCGAAAAAACGGCTGAGCGTTTGCCGGTGCCACAGGAGTGGTTGACGGCTTTGGAACGCACGTCGGACAAGCCGGGGATGAAGATGTTCCTCATGGCGATGGAAGTCAACGCAGATGAAACCATCGCCCAATTCCGCACCCGTGCGAAGGACCGTATACCCGCTGCGCATCTGGAATACTACATAGATGCTTGTATGGCGTTGGAAGACGTCTGTTGTATGCCACAGTTTTTTCGCAAGTGAGAGTTCCGAGGAAGGGGTCGTGCGAGATGCACGGCCTTTTTTTGTATCAAGGTTCAAGATTTATACATATATCGTGAATTGAGGTCTTATTATTTCGTATATGGACTCGCGTAAAAAAGTCCAATCGGTAGTTCTGTTTTGCACGATCTCGATATGAAAGGGCTTTCATCAAAAAATATAATCATTATGGCTTTGAAAAACTTGTGTCAGATGACGATAAGCCTTTGTATTTATATCCGATATTGTTTATAATCTGAAATATCAGAAGTGAATATGGAGGTGGAGAGACCAATGGCCAACAACAACCAGCGCAAGAGAAACGTTGAAGAGCATGATTCTTGTGGCATTGTTGCTGCAGTCGAGACGAGCGGCCATCCGACCCATGAAAACGTACAACGCATCCTAGAAGCACTCATTCAAATGAATCATCGTGCAGGATTCATTGACGGCGAAGGGGACGGTACGGGGATATTGATCGATGTTCCGCGCAAGCTCTGGACGAAGAAACTGATGAAACAAGGTCTGCCGGGGATGTGGGCAGATCAAGAGCACTTTGGCGTGGCTCATCTGTTTGTCCCGAAAACCGATGAATATAAAATGGAAGGCTGGATGGAAGACATCCGCCGCCAATTTGCAGACCGTGGACTGACCGTCTTGCTTGAGCAAACGGGCGCTGTGCATTCCAAAGCATTAGGACCGCAGGGTCGCCGAGAAGAACCGTTGTTCTGGCAGGTTGCTTTCACAGCTGAATCGGAGCAAGCACCGTCCGGCAATGCGTATGATGCCCTGCTGTTTCACTTGACCTGCTCCATTGAATCAGAAACTCCGGTACACGTGTGTTCCCTAAGCCGCTTTAGCGTAGTTTACAAGGTTCGCGGCTCGGCAGAATGCTTGCTGAATTACTACCCGGATCTACAGAACTCGGAACTTCGCTCGGCAGCCACCGTCGGTCACAACCGCTACTCGACCAACACATCGACGGTGTTTGAACGAGTTCAACCGTTCTCGTTGCTCGGTCACAATGGCGAGATCAATACGATCAAGCGTCTGCGCGAAGAAGCGGAGATGCTCGGGATTCAACTGGTTGACGGCGGTTCCGATTCACAGGACATGAACCGTACGATTGAAGGACTGATCTCAGAGTACGGATTCTCGCTGTTCGAGGCGATGGAGTTGATCTTCCCACCGATCGTCAACGAGATCAAAAACTTCAAGAGCGACCTCCAAGACCTCTACATGTTCTACCGTTCTGCATGGGGTCCGTTCGCGCAAGGCCCGGCCGGCATCGTGTCTCGCTACGGCCGTGAATGTCTGTTCGGCGTCGATGCGTTGGGTCTGCGCCCGCTGTGGCGCATGCAGACCGATACGACGATTTGGTTCTCGTCCGAGCAGGGCGTTGTGCCGCTCCCTGAGATGATCGCCGAACCGCGCCCGTTGGCACCCGGCGAGAAAATCGGTCTCCAATTGACGGAGAACGGTACGGTGGAGCTGCCCTACCACGAACTGCAACAATTGGTTCTGAAGCGGGCCGGCGCTCGCTACACCTTCTCCAACTTCCGCCGTTCGATTTCGTTCGGTGCTCCGCGCGCCGAATTCATGAACGGGGAGTTGACCGTCGAAGTCGCCAAGAAGGAGACGCCGGAAGAGCGTGAGCGTCTGTTGGCAGCCTACGGTTGGGAAGCTGAGCATCTCGACTTGATCGACCACCAATCCGGTACGGGCATGGAACCGATTCGCTCGCTCGGCTATGACGGCCCGCTGGCGATCTTGAGCCAAGAGCGTCAGAACTTGTCAGATTATTTCAAAGAGAGCGTCGCTGTCGTCACGAACCCGGCGATTGACCGTGAGCGGGAGATTGAGCACTTCTCCACACGGGTTGTCATCGGCCCGCGTCCGTCGCTTCAAGGTCACCAAGGCATCGTCTATCGCCGCGTTGAACTGCAGACGCCGTTGTTGCTCGGCGGACACCGTCGTACTGCACCGCTTTCCCGTGATCTGTACCGCCCGCTGGCACATAAACTCGGCAGCTATCTGTTCGAAGACTTGCTTCGTGAGTTCGAAGATGTCCAGCATGCCGTCTCTGTGTTGAACATCAACCGCGAGATCGGCGAAAGCATGAAGGACGCTATCGACCGCCTGACGCAGGAAGCTGTGGAGGCTGTCGTCGGCGGGGCTCACGTGCTGGTTCTCGACGACCGCTTTACCTTCCGTCACGGCTCGGGCTACCTCGATCCGCACCTGATTACGTCGGCCGTTCACCTCGCACTGAAAAGCTATCCGGTTGCGAAAAAAGCTGACAACCTGCGCCGCCGTGTCTCGCTCGTCCTCCGTTCGGCAGGTCTGCGCAACTTGCATGACATCGTCATCGCCATCGGTTTGGGGGCGGACACCGTCAACCCGTACCTGATGTGGGAATTGGCGTCGCACACCGAGCCGCTCGCGATGATCAAGAATCTCTACGAAGCTCTGCAAAAAGGTCTGGAAAAAGTCATCTCCACACTCGGCATTCACGAACTGCGCGGCTATGACCGATTGTTCTCGTCGATTGGTTTCCATCCCGAACTGTCCCAACTCTTCGGGACGCCGAACTTCTACGGCTCCGAGCGCGCAGGTCTGTCGTTCCAAGAGTTGGAGCAGGACGCGTCGGAGCGGGAAGCGCTGTTCCAATCTCCAGAAAAATCCCGCGTTGCACGCGGTTATCATGTGTACCCGCGCCTGTGGAAGCTGGTTACAGACGTTGCGACAGGCTCCAAACCGTATGACGAGTACACGGAGAAAGTCCAAGAGTTGGAGACGAAAAACCCGATCTCCCTGCGTCACTTGCTCGCACCGAAAGTCGTACAGGAGCAACAGCGCCCGGCCTTGGAAAAAGTCGATGTCTCCGTCGGTCAGCACTCGTTGCCGTTCCTCATCTCCTCCATGTCGTTTGGCTCTCAGAACGAGACAGCGTTCCGTGCGTATGCAGAAGCGGCGTACCGACTCGACATGATCTCGCTGAACGGCGAGGGCGGGGAGATCAAGGATATGATCGGCAAGTATCCGAACCATCGTGGTGTGCAGATTGCATCCGGTCGTTTCGGGGTCAACATCGAACTTTTGAACTCTTCGAACTTGCTCGAACTCAAGATCGGGCAAGGGGCAAAACCGGGTGAAGGCGGTCACTTGCCGGGCACGAAGGTTTCGACCAAGGTCGCAGCGGCACGGAACGCCCAACCGGGCACCGACCTGATCTCGCCGTCGAACAACCACGACATCTATTCCATTGAAGACCTCGCGCAAGTAATCGACGAGTTCAAGATCGCGAATCCAAACGCTCGCGTCTCCGTCAAAATTCCGGTCGTACCGGGGATTGGCACCATCGCGGTCGGTGTGGCCAAGGCCGGTGCTGACATCATCACCGTCAGCGGCTATGACGGCGGTACGGGGGCAGCCCGGGCGCACGCTCTGCGTCACGTGGGGCTTCCGACCGAAATCGGCGTCAAGATCGCGCACGAAGAATTGATCAACTCCGGCCTGCGTCACCTCGTGGAACTCTGGGCGGACGGCGGGATCAAGAACGGTCTCGATGCGATGAAGATGATCTTGCTCGGTGCCAACCGCATCGGCTTCGGCACGCTCGCGATGGTCGCTGTTGGCTGTACCGCTTGCCGTGGTTGTCACAAAGACACGTGC contains these protein-coding regions:
- a CDS encoding MFS transporter; translation: MRHYPKILWLLAVGCFLNIGGLSFLWPLNSIYIHEHLGRPLAVAGMVLLLHSAGASLGQLTGGMLFDRFGARPVLLTGLFCSAALISIPGFFEIWPLYVAVMFLFGFTASLVSPALFAFAAKAWPEGGRRAFNFLYVANNLGVAAGSAIGGIVAAHSFNLAFLSASGTMTVFLCFVFFFIRDGKWRPAPVSDSAREQAATSELLVDAAPKPKTEPAIPWFPILALFTGCVTLWIVYVQWQTAIAVFMQQDYSLAQYSRLWTLNGLVIFLGQPLIALLIRKFKSLSSQMFLGVALFALSYLLVLSHHDQYGVFVAGMVLLTLGEMLLWPVIPAAVAQLSPPTRTGFLQGFIGMASTAGRMLGPLLGGLLFDHTSFTILMSVMTALLTVPVLCFLLYTKKRERAALSCPFPFSSRLTSLQSPAI
- a CDS encoding glutamate synthase-related protein, which translates into the protein MANNNQRKRNVEEHDSCGIVAAVETSGHPTHENVQRILEALIQMNHRAGFIDGEGDGTGILIDVPRKLWTKKLMKQGLPGMWADQEHFGVAHLFVPKTDEYKMEGWMEDIRRQFADRGLTVLLEQTGAVHSKALGPQGRREEPLFWQVAFTAESEQAPSGNAYDALLFHLTCSIESETPVHVCSLSRFSVVYKVRGSAECLLNYYPDLQNSELRSAATVGHNRYSTNTSTVFERVQPFSLLGHNGEINTIKRLREEAEMLGIQLVDGGSDSQDMNRTIEGLISEYGFSLFEAMELIFPPIVNEIKNFKSDLQDLYMFYRSAWGPFAQGPAGIVSRYGRECLFGVDALGLRPLWRMQTDTTIWFSSEQGVVPLPEMIAEPRPLAPGEKIGLQLTENGTVELPYHELQQLVLKRAGARYTFSNFRRSISFGAPRAEFMNGELTVEVAKKETPEERERLLAAYGWEAEHLDLIDHQSGTGMEPIRSLGYDGPLAILSQERQNLSDYFKESVAVVTNPAIDREREIEHFSTRVVIGPRPSLQGHQGIVYRRVELQTPLLLGGHRRTAPLSRDLYRPLAHKLGSYLFEDLLREFEDVQHAVSVLNINREIGESMKDAIDRLTQEAVEAVVGGAHVLVLDDRFTFRHGSGYLDPHLITSAVHLALKSYPVAKKADNLRRRVSLVLRSAGLRNLHDIVIAIGLGADTVNPYLMWELASHTEPLAMIKNLYEALQKGLEKVISTLGIHELRGYDRLFSSIGFHPELSQLFGTPNFYGSERAGLSFQELEQDASEREALFQSPEKSRVARGYHVYPRLWKLVTDVATGSKPYDEYTEKVQELETKNPISLRHLLAPKVVQEQQRPALEKVDVSVGQHSLPFLISSMSFGSQNETAFRAYAEAAYRLDMISLNGEGGEIKDMIGKYPNHRGVQIASGRFGVNIELLNSSNLLELKIGQGAKPGEGGHLPGTKVSTKVAAARNAQPGTDLISPSNNHDIYSIEDLAQVIDEFKIANPNARVSVKIPVVPGIGTIAVGVAKAGADIITVSGYDGGTGAARAHALRHVGLPTEIGVKIAHEELINSGLRHLVELWADGGIKNGLDAMKMILLGANRIGFGTLAMVAVGCTACRGCHKDTCHVGIATQMDSIEEAKEKGLKMFVPRELDQSIERLQRFFSGMGEELRQWTAKLGATRTQDLVGRADLLEQIALNTRIDLSSLLTPCVVETAVGVPAVRLSSVGVNSLTERLSMEAVTEMAAGGGTVSHNVEGAITSDRVLGSHLSGNLTRRRFKGELFQKASVRLDDGTIAGNGFAAYNTTGVHFRVQGGAQDGLGKTSYGGKVIVLKGLNKKGVRLNGSAGKGLGYGAQRGLFIVQGVADSRAGIRLSGADMVFGQRLAEPLHDEYGMLGARSQIKGFAFEYMTNGRVVVMGDPGPWICSGMTGGTVYLRLQPEMGLTQQALRRRIAKGAKVSLLPLDRNGVRDVEELLSVYKSELLRSGQSEEAAIIEDLLLNPGHNFVMIKPGSLQTDQDIATE
- a CDS encoding MmgE/PrpD family protein → MQQWIEEARSCQWQDWDYEETIKAKLLFLRYLGECLAESKSEEAGRLVEHLEAYGGEEQATLFTTSRMVPAPLAAFGNAVLHAGAPLVYPTVLAAIEAQNKGGQELIAALIAGLETSYRLGEHPQADLMGALMGVAHAYELDEDGWQVLLGMVLGRSFGCASTPSSGLSRGALAQEIVVAAGLARDEWSEKTAERLPVPQEWLTALERTSDKPGMKMFLMAMEVNADETIAQFRTRAKDRIPAAHLEYYIDACMALEDVCCMPQFFRK
- a CDS encoding DUF441 domain-containing protein — translated: MEITNLLLLLLLAVGIVGNNTSVSIAVAVLLLVRLLHLDRVVPYLENYGLQVGVIILTIGVLAPIASGKIGTEDLLKTFLSWKSILAIGVGIFVSYLGGRGIPLMAANPLIVTGLMIGTIVGVALFKGVPVGPLIAAGMMALILGVLKQ
- a CDS encoding TldD/PmbA family protein translates to MEMMQFKDELFDRGRALGFTDMEIYYQAERDTTVRVFKGEIDAYNIAEQAGLSFRGVINGKMGYSFTEKIDEDSMDLLLQEARDNAEILELGESEEIFAGSERYVELHDQAQALRNLTPDVLIETAKRMETVALAFDPRVELVNTCMTINNETELTIMNTKGLNCRTKNNIAIGYLSVVGKENGDVSSASRSEFVLREIGDLNAEELAKNAAQEAVGKLGAQTIESGSYPVILRRETAATLLKAFVSVFSGETARKGLTLLQDRVGEQVAGANVTIVDDPHLADAPGSTPFDSEGMATHRHEVVRNGQLVTFLHNLKTAKHFGVESTGNAFKSSYRSSVSVQPNNLYVEPGDLSLDELIAGTDRGLLLVELQGVHAGTNAVSGDFSLACIGYLIENGKIARPVNQITVSGNFLQVLNDVEAIGNDLHFNGYGRGACGAPSLKIKSLAIAGK